The following are encoded in a window of Naumovozyma castellii chromosome 8, complete genome genomic DNA:
- the SPO23 gene encoding Spo23p (ancestral locus Anc_6.169) — protein sequence MDTLPRKTLRLKDLKYGGTTIKNDTGQFEYCYDPALTDWNPCVSQYVNSKLGHKVEIIVSPECERLFIPDLLESTCYEVSEDMSSSDADWSTAPKAPVSITGKVIITVSRHDIPLVVKCNTVTLKCFIKEYGCFVFGGVEPYYNVVKNLNVLEYPAHQLQVDLLNGSSQLHLLPFGVYEFPFTFTLQDGVFPSECSTDWGSTCYRLESCLTFLKVKKRHVKPGCFDTILLTRDVHVKRVLPSECETMKHENVFASGNWKSKDMSYQLTLSSRLIEMDEPFQILLDICQRDMEYRLAMVTVSLCQIVSLPRLKHKSFQVLEGAFTKKYYYPLASKTFKDELPDSEQCYSLDWKELIVPSSSRQIRSFYCERSARVDDMIRLKITHKLSIRFRLQTRSMKKQVWLSLEVPIVLADAEMISSLFLPPYQK from the coding sequence ATGGACACATTGCCTCGCAAAACACTCAGGTTGAAGGACTTGAAATATGGGGGTACCACTATCAAGAACGACACGGGCCAATTTGAGTACTGTTACGATCCTGCTTTGACTGATTGGAACCCATGTGTAAGTCAATACGTTAATAGCAAATTGGGTCATAAAGTGGAAATAATAGTGTCCCCTGAGTGTGAAAGATTGTTTATCCCGGATCTGTTGGAGTCCACCTGTTACGAAGTTTCAGAGGATATGTCATCGTCTGATGCTGATTGGTCTACCGCCCCCAAGGCTCCAGTTTCCATTACAGGAAAAGTTATAATTACCGTATCTCGACATGATATACCTCTGGTAGTCAAATGTAACACTGTCACTTTAAAATGTTTCATCAAGGAATACGGATGTTTTGTCTTTGGTGGCGTGGAACCTTACTATAACGTTGTCAAGAATTTAAACGTTCTTGAGTATCCAGCACACCAATTGCAAGTAGACCTATTGAATGGATCATCACAATTGCATCTGTTACCCTTTGGAGTGTATGAATTCCCGTTCACTTTCACATTACAAGATGGTGTGTTCCCCTCTGAATGCAGTACCGATTGGGGGTCCACTTGTTATCGATTGGAGAGTTGTTTAACCTTTTTGAAAGTAAAGAAGAGGCACGTAAAACCTGGTTGCTTTGATACGATTTTGTTAACCAGAGACGTTCATGTCAAGAGAGTGTTACCTTCTGAATGTGAAACGATGAAGCATGAGAATGTGTTTGCATCAGGTAATTGGAAATCCAAAGATATGAGTTATCAATTGACTCTTTCGTCACGGTTAATTGAAATGGATGAACCTTTCCAAATTTTACTTGATATTTGCCAGAGGGATATGGAGTACAGGTTGGCCATGGTTACAGTTTCACTGTGTCAAATTGTCTCCCTTCCACGGTTGAAGCATAAGAGTTTCCAAGTCCTAGAGGGTGCGTTCACTAAAAAGTATTATTACCCGCTAGCGAGCAAAACGTTTAAAGATGAGCTACCAGATAGTGAACAATGCTACTCTCTGGATTGGAAAGAGTTAATTGTTCCCTCCTCAAGCAGACAGATACGCAGTTTCTATTGTGAGAGGAGTGCTCGAGTAGACGATATGATCCGATTGAAGATTACACACAAGTTGTCCATCAGGTTCAGATTACAAACCAGATCGATGAAGAAACAAGTCTGGTTATCACTGGAAGTGCCCATTGTATTAGCAGACGCTGAAATGATCTCCAGTTTATTTTTACCGCCCtaccaaaaataa
- the ARO4 gene encoding 3-deoxy-7-phosphoheptulonate synthase ARO4 (ancestral locus Anc_6.168): MSSTPTPMFNADDTPVQDAAEDVRILGYDPLVSPALLQVQIPATEKCIETAKKGRRESIEIISGRDDRVLVIVGPCSIHDLDAAQEYALKLKKLADELSQDLVVIMRAYLEKPRTTVGWKGLINDPDVNNTFNINKGLQSARQLFVNLTNIGLPIGSEMLDTISPQYLADLLSFGAIGARTTESQLHRELASGLSFPIGFKNGTDGTLGVAVDACQAASHSHHFMGVTKHGVAAITTTKGNEHCFVILRGGKKGTNYDAKSVAEAKAQLPAGSNGLMIDYSHGNSNKDFRNQPKVNDAVCEQIANGENAIIGVMIESNINEGSQKIPPEGKAGLKYGVSITDACISFETTEDVLKKLAAAVRQRREVNKQKA; this comes from the coding sequence ATGAGCTCCACTCCAACACCAATGTTCAACGCAGACGATACCCCAGTACAAGACGCCGCTGAAGACGTCAGAATTCTAGGTTACGACCCATTGGTCTCTCCAGCACTACTTCAAGTGCAAATTCCAGCCACTGAAAAGTGTATCGAAACCGCCAAGAAGGGTAGAAGAGAATCCATCGAAATCATCTCCGGAAGAGATGACAGAGTGCTAGTCATTGTCGGTCCATGTTCCATTCACGATTTGGATGCCGCTCAAGAATACGCTCttaaattgaagaaattagcGGATGAATTGTCACAAGATTTAGTCGTCATCATGAGAGCATACTTGGAAAAACCAAGAACCACCGTCGGTTGGAAGGGTCTAATCAATGATCCTGATGTCAATAACACtttcaacatcaacaagGGTTTGCAATCCGCTAGACAATTGTTCGTCAACTTGACTAACATTGGTCTACCAATTGGTTCCGAAATGCTAGATACCATCTCTCCACAATACTTGGCTGATTTGTTGTCTTTCGGGGCCATCGGTGCAAGAACCACTGAATCTCAACTTCATAGAGAGTTGGCCTCCGGTTTGTCCTTCCCAATCGGGTTCAAGAACGGTACTGACGGTACTCTAGGTGTCGCCGTCGATGCTTGTCAAGCCGCTTCTCATTCTCATCATTTCATGGGTGTCACCAAGCATGGTGTCGCTGCCATCACCACTACAAAGGGTAATGAACATTGTTTCGTCATTCTAAGAGGGGGTAAGAAGGGTACCAACTACGATGCCAAGTCTGTCGCTGAAGCTAAGGCTCAATTGCCAGCTGGTTCCAACGGGTTGATGATCGATTACTCTCATGGTAACTCCAATAAGGATTTCAGAAACCAACCAAAGGTTAATGACGCCGTCTGTGAACAAATTGCTAACGGTGAAAACGCCATCATCGGTGTCATGATCGAATCTAACATCAACGAAGGTAGCCAAAAGATCCCACCTGAAGGTAAGGCTGGTTTGAAATACGGTGTCTCCATTACTGATGCTTGTATAAGTTTCGAAACCACTGAAGACGTCTTGAAAAAGTTGGCCGCCGCTGTCAgacaaagaagagaagtCAACAAGCAAAAGGCTTAA
- the HIS7 gene encoding imidazoleglycerol-phosphate synthase (ancestral locus Anc_6.167): MSSTVHVIDVESGNLQSLTNAIEYLGYKVHLIKTPSDPELANANRLILPGVGNYGHFVDNLFSRGFEQPIKSYISSGRPIMGICVGLQALFSGSVESPESSGLKLIELVLGRFNDDEKPVPQIGWNSIIDDDELFFGLDPLKRYYFVHSFAAILNESIEQKLKNQGWKLAKARYGTEEFIAAVWRQNVFATQFHPEKSGKAGLQIIDNFLKQQHPKLPNYLEEEKQLLSNDYSNYGLTRRIIACLDVRSNDQGDLVVTKGDQYDVREKEGNKDVKNLGKPVQLAKKYYQQGADEVTFLNITSFRDCPLRDAPMLQVLKNSAKTVFVPLTVGGGIKDIVDVDGTKIPALEVASLYFRSGADKVSIGTDAVYAAEKFYALGGHGDGTSPIETISKAYGAQAVVISVDPKRVYVDSPSDTKNKTFKTKFPDSKGRTWCWYQCTIKGGRESRDLGVWELTRACERLGAGEILLNCIDKDGSNSGYDLELIQHVKDAVRIPVIASSGAGNPEHFEEAFTETGADACLGAGIFHRGEYTVNDVKEFLLTHGLKVRMDNN; this comes from the coding sequence ATGTCCTCTACAGTCCACGTCATCGACGTAGAAAGTGGGAACTTACAATCCCTAACAAACGCCATCGAATACCTGGGTTACAAAGTCCATCTGATAAAGACACCCTCGGACCCAGAATTAGCTAATGCTAACAGATTGATTCTTCCAGGGGTGGGGAACTACGGTCATTTTGTCGATAATCTATTCTCTCGTGGGTTCGAACAACCCATCAAATCATACATTTCATCCGGTAGACCCATAATGGGGATCTGTGTTGGGTTACAGGCCTTATTCTCTGGATCGGTGGAAAGCCCCGAGAGTTCTGGTTTAAAACTTATTGAGTTGGTCCTAGGGAGATTTAATGATGACGAGAAACCAGTACCGCAAATTGGTTGGAATAGTATCatagatgatgatgaattgttttTTGGTTTGGATCCATTGAAGAGATACTATTTTGTTCATTCGTTTGCAGCCATCTTGAATGAATCCattgaacaaaaattgaaaaatcaagGTTGGAAATTGGCAAAGGCCAGATATGGTACTGAAGAATTCATTGCTGCCGTCTGGAGACAAAACGTATTTGCCACTCAATTCCATCCAGAGAAATCAGGAAAGGCAGGTTTACAAATCattgataatttcttgaaacaacaacatccAAAACTACCAAACTATTTGGAAGAGGAAAAACAATTGCTCTCCAATGATTATTCCAATTATGGACttacaagaagaattatcgCATGTTTGGACGTCCGTTCCAATGATCAAGGAGACTTGGTCGTCACTAAAGGTGACCAATACGATGTTCGTGAAAAGGAGGGGAATAAAGACGTGAAAAACTTGGGGAAACCAGTTCAATTAGCtaaaaaatattaccaACAAGGCGCAGATGAGGTCACTTTCTTAAATATAACATCATTTAGAGATTGTCCGCTAAGAGATGCCCCAATGTTACAAGTACTTAAGAACAGTGCCAAGACAGTCTTTGTACCATTGACAGTCGGTGGTGGTATTAAGGATATTGTAGACGTGGACGGAACCAAGATACCCGCCTTGGAAGTGGCAAGTTTATATTTCAGATCAGGTGCCGATAAAGTATCTATTGGTACGGATGCTGTATATGCAGCTGAGAAATTTTATGCATTAGGAGGCCATGGTGATGGTACTTCACCTATTGAAACCATCTCTAAGGCATACGGTGCCCAAGCTGTCGTCATATCAGTAGACCCCAAGAGAGTTTACGTCGACTCTCCATCAGATACgaaaaacaaaactttCAAGACCAAATTCCCAGACTCTAAGGGGCGCACATGGTGTTGGTACCAATGTACTATAAAGGGGGGTAGAGAATCAAGAGATCTAGGTGTATGGGAATTGACAAGAGCATGTGAAAGACTAGGTGCAGGTGagatattattgaattgtATTGATAAAGATGGGTCCAACTCCGGGTACGACTTGGAATTGATTCAACATGTCAAGGATGCTGTTAGAATCCCAGTTATTGCATCCAGCGGTGCAGGTAATCCTGAACATTTCGAAGAGGCATTCACTGAAACGGGCGCAGACGCTTGTTTAGGTGCCGGTATATTCCATAGAGGGGAATACACCGTTAATGACGTTAAAGAATTCCTCCTCACCCATGGCTTAAAGGTTAGAATGGATAACAACTGA